A genomic window from Micromonospora violae includes:
- a CDS encoding alpha/beta hydrolase-fold protein produces MRETTGRRRLRLAISILTFTALGAGAVLPAPAATAGKPAIAQGATVKADRTSPTGYTVTFVYRNPDATQVRLAGDLTLLDLSTGTTRYQPEEWQPGRYHAGGTEFLRDMTRDRKGNWSVSLPLHAGGLSYWYRVWDPTQGWENKRIWDPASTHPRPPGESSFRVRNNDVLDAVYVPYDKKQNDPVLAERAAYEVPVADRAKRGTVQYIPYTTILGDSGHYLGVYLPPNYDANRAEPYKVAYLAHGIFGDETDFMVPANVPNILDNMTARGEIEPTVVVTMGNHFTGTSLGFASYNQTNAANNLVQTILPLIENSYNVSTDRAGRAYAGFSYGGMTGGVVIKNYPTTFAFYGHFSGNPSLTTQDYDTIANAVGDDDLTVFLGNGVFEGNLNAQNAIADNFRARGYAAATAQVPGAHDGMTAGQLFTIFARDHLWSGVDVTPTGTARVVVKAKAAPASVVRGGTFTLTVDVRAQTQHRKAPTATGEVAVTFGGATQVVPLNGGAAVVTLPTDGLSAGAYPVHVAYSGDPVYAPSSAVHQQLRVR; encoded by the coding sequence ATGAGGGAAACCACCGGAAGACGCAGGCTCCGGCTTGCGATCTCGATCCTCACGTTCACGGCACTCGGCGCGGGGGCCGTCCTCCCCGCGCCGGCCGCCACCGCCGGCAAGCCCGCGATCGCCCAGGGGGCGACCGTCAAGGCGGACCGCACCTCACCGACCGGATACACCGTCACGTTCGTCTACCGCAATCCCGACGCCACCCAGGTCCGCCTTGCCGGGGACCTGACCCTGCTCGATCTCAGCACCGGCACCACCCGGTATCAGCCGGAAGAGTGGCAGCCGGGGCGCTACCACGCCGGAGGCACCGAGTTCCTCCGCGACATGACCAGGGACCGGAAGGGGAACTGGTCGGTCTCGCTCCCGCTGCACGCCGGAGGTCTCAGTTACTGGTACCGGGTCTGGGATCCGACCCAGGGCTGGGAGAACAAGCGCATCTGGGACCCCGCCTCGACGCACCCTCGCCCCCCGGGCGAGTCATCGTTCCGGGTCAGGAACAACGACGTCCTCGACGCGGTGTACGTGCCGTACGACAAGAAGCAGAACGACCCGGTGCTGGCCGAACGTGCGGCCTACGAGGTGCCGGTGGCCGACCGCGCGAAGCGAGGCACCGTCCAGTACATCCCGTACACCACGATCCTCGGCGACAGCGGCCACTACCTCGGCGTCTACCTGCCGCCGAACTACGACGCCAACCGGGCGGAGCCGTACAAGGTCGCGTACCTCGCCCACGGCATCTTCGGCGATGAGACCGACTTCATGGTCCCCGCGAACGTCCCGAACATCCTGGACAACATGACGGCCAGGGGCGAGATCGAGCCCACGGTGGTCGTCACCATGGGCAACCACTTCACGGGCACCAGCCTCGGGTTCGCCTCCTACAACCAGACCAACGCGGCCAACAACCTGGTCCAGACGATCCTGCCCCTCATCGAGAACAGCTACAACGTCTCGACCGACCGCGCGGGGCGCGCCTACGCCGGGTTCTCCTACGGCGGGATGACCGGCGGCGTCGTCATCAAGAACTACCCGACCACCTTCGCGTTCTACGGACACTTCTCCGGCAATCCGTCCCTCACCACCCAGGACTACGACACCATCGCGAACGCGGTCGGGGACGATGACCTCACCGTCTTCCTCGGCAACGGCGTCTTCGAGGGCAACCTGAACGCCCAGAACGCCATCGCGGACAACTTCCGCGCTCGGGGGTACGCTGCCGCGACGGCCCAGGTCCCCGGCGCACACGACGGGATGACGGCCGGCCAACTGTTCACGATCTTCGCCCGGGACCACCTCTGGTCGGGGGTCGACGTGACTCCTACGGGCACGGCACGAGTCGTGGTGAAGGCGAAGGCCGCACCCGCCTCGGTCGTCCGCGGTGGCACGTTCACGCTGACCGTCGACGTGCGGGCACAGACGCAGCACCGCAAGGCGCCGACGGCGACCGGCGAGGTGGCCGTCACCTTCGGGGGCGCCACCCAGGTGGTCCCGCTCAACGGTGGCGCGGCCGTCGTGACGCTGCCGACCGACGGGCTCTCCGCAGGGGCGTACCCGGTGCACGTCGCCTACTCCGGTGACCCCGTCTACGCCCCCAGCTCAGCGGTCCACCAGCAGCTGCGGGTTCGCTAG
- a CDS encoding alpha/beta fold hydrolase, which translates to MPDPQPTLVLVHGAFAESASWNGVLERLGAAYNSVAVANPLRSVAGDAAYLRDVVRGIGGPVVLVGHSYGGMVITQAAAGDTSVRALVYVNAFAPDTGESALALSGKFPGSTLADTLVQYPVSTGGNEVAIGQAQYHSQFCADASDTMAALMARTQRPITEQGLGDTLTGDPAWRSLPSWFVFGDADKNIPVEAHRFMAERANPRGQREIAGGSHAMAVAKPSEVAETIIEAVRGVS; encoded by the coding sequence CCTGATCCACAGCCCACGCTCGTGCTCGTGCACGGGGCGTTCGCCGAGTCGGCGAGCTGGAACGGTGTGCTCGAGCGGCTGGGCGCCGCGTACAACTCGGTGGCCGTCGCGAACCCGTTGCGGAGCGTCGCAGGCGACGCGGCGTACCTTCGGGATGTCGTGCGCGGGATCGGCGGCCCGGTCGTCCTCGTCGGCCACTCGTACGGCGGCATGGTGATCACGCAAGCCGCGGCCGGCGACACCTCGGTGCGGGCCCTCGTGTACGTCAACGCCTTCGCCCCGGACACCGGTGAGTCGGCGCTGGCGCTGTCCGGGAAGTTCCCCGGCAGCACCCTCGCCGACACGCTGGTGCAGTACCCGGTGTCGACCGGCGGGAACGAGGTGGCGATCGGCCAGGCTCAGTACCACTCGCAGTTCTGCGCGGACGCGTCGGACACCATGGCCGCGCTGATGGCCCGGACCCAGCGGCCGATCACCGAACAGGGCCTGGGTGACACGCTCACCGGCGACCCCGCCTGGCGGTCGCTGCCCAGCTGGTTCGTTTTCGGCGACGCGGACAAGAACATCCCGGTCGAGGCGCACCGCTTCATGGCCGAGCGGGCCAACCCCCGGGGGCAGCGCGAGATCGCCGGCGGCTCGCATGCGATGGCGGTGGCGAAACCGAGCGAGGTCGCCGAGACGATCATCGAGGCGGTTCGGGGCGTGAGCTGA